A genomic segment from Klebsiella africana encodes:
- the bcsA gene encoding UDP-forming cellulose synthase catalytic subunit, with protein sequence MKKSLFWLLALVLSPVAALVVITPMDSQKQYIFGLLSIGILFLMGFSKRRSVSVIMVVTSLLMSTRYMYFRLTQTLHFNSAIETILGMGLFLAEVYIWVMLLLNYLQTVWPLKRGIVPLPDDMSKWPTVDIYIPSYNEPLEVVRDTVLAAQCIDYPKDKMKIYLLDDGKRSEFAVFAADVGVGYITRNDNKHAKAGNLNHALTLTHGELICVFDCDHVATRVFLQATVGGFLKDPMLALVQTPHYFYSPDPFERNLSVGRNIPNEGMLFYGPIQQGNDNWNATFFCGSCAVIRREALAQIGGFAVETVTEDAHTALKFQRLGWKSAFLDIPLAAGLATERLVVHVIQRTRWARGMTQIFRVDNPLFGRGLTFQQRLCYLSAMLYYQFALPRVVFVTAPLAYLLFNLNIIYSSASLIVSYALPHLFLAIYVGSRMNGRYRYSFWGEIYDIVLAFHLVLPTLVTMIFPKRGKFNVTDKGGLLDVGYFDFTVVRPHLVVACLLALGVVVGIVRAIGHDYFGSDPNVIALNVGWGIYSLIFLLAAIAVARETRQVRKTIRIDVDIPVVIHYASGIVSRSHTEDLSMGGCRVVAPDKRHLEDDIEEIELILQSGAISIPAQLVTSDERFLRLKFDEDIPLSRRRELVRVVLARADAWINPPRPQDNPFRSFFTILRCVFELFWLTWKTRRSQRKRTAVAKTAQEDGTL encoded by the coding sequence ATGAAAAAATCTCTTTTTTGGTTGCTGGCGCTGGTGCTGTCTCCCGTCGCCGCGCTGGTGGTGATCACGCCGATGGACAGCCAAAAGCAGTATATTTTTGGTCTGCTGAGCATCGGTATTCTCTTTCTGATGGGCTTCAGCAAGCGCCGCAGCGTATCGGTCATTATGGTCGTTACATCGCTGCTGATGTCCACCCGTTACATGTATTTTCGCCTCACGCAGACCCTGCACTTCAACTCAGCCATTGAAACCATCCTCGGCATGGGGCTCTTTCTGGCGGAAGTCTATATCTGGGTGATGCTGCTGCTTAACTATCTGCAGACGGTCTGGCCGCTGAAGCGCGGTATTGTTCCGCTGCCGGATGATATGAGCAAGTGGCCGACGGTCGATATCTATATTCCGAGTTATAACGAACCGCTGGAGGTGGTGCGTGACACCGTCCTCGCAGCGCAATGTATTGATTATCCAAAAGATAAAATGAAAATCTATCTTCTGGATGATGGTAAGCGCAGCGAGTTTGCCGTGTTCGCCGCCGACGTCGGGGTGGGCTATATCACCCGCAATGACAACAAGCATGCCAAGGCGGGGAACCTTAACCATGCGCTGACCCTGACCCACGGAGAGCTTATCTGCGTCTTCGACTGCGACCACGTCGCCACACGCGTGTTCCTGCAGGCCACCGTCGGCGGTTTCCTGAAAGACCCGATGCTGGCTCTGGTGCAGACGCCGCACTATTTCTATTCCCCGGACCCGTTTGAACGTAACCTCTCCGTCGGGCGTAACATCCCGAATGAGGGGATGTTGTTCTATGGCCCGATTCAGCAGGGGAACGACAACTGGAACGCCACCTTTTTCTGCGGCTCCTGCGCCGTGATCCGCCGTGAGGCGCTGGCGCAGATCGGCGGTTTCGCCGTCGAAACGGTGACAGAAGATGCTCATACGGCGCTGAAGTTCCAGCGTCTGGGATGGAAGTCGGCCTTTCTCGATATTCCGCTGGCGGCGGGGCTCGCCACTGAACGTCTGGTGGTGCACGTTATCCAGCGTACCCGCTGGGCGCGCGGGATGACGCAGATCTTTCGCGTCGATAATCCCCTGTTTGGCCGCGGGCTGACCTTCCAGCAGCGCTTGTGCTATCTCAGCGCCATGCTCTACTACCAGTTCGCGCTGCCGAGGGTGGTATTTGTCACCGCCCCGCTGGCTTACCTGCTGTTTAACCTGAATATCATTTACTCGTCGGCGAGCCTGATTGTCTCCTATGCGCTGCCGCACCTGTTCCTCGCCATTTACGTCGGTTCGCGAATGAATGGCCGCTATCGCTACAGCTTCTGGGGGGAAATTTACGATATTGTGCTGGCCTTCCACCTGGTGTTGCCGACCCTGGTGACGATGATTTTCCCTAAACGCGGCAAGTTCAACGTCACCGATAAGGGCGGCCTGCTGGACGTCGGCTACTTCGATTTCACCGTGGTGCGCCCGCACCTGGTGGTAGCCTGCCTGCTGGCCCTGGGGGTGGTGGTCGGCATCGTCCGGGCGATTGGCCATGACTACTTTGGCTCGGACCCCAACGTTATCGCCCTCAACGTCGGGTGGGGGATCTACAGTCTGATCTTCCTGCTGGCGGCGATAGCCGTGGCGCGCGAAACGCGGCAGGTGCGGAAAACTATTCGTATCGATGTCGATATCCCAGTGGTGATCCATTACGCCAGCGGTATCGTCTCGCGCAGCCATACCGAGGACCTGTCGATGGGCGGCTGCCGCGTGGTCGCGCCGGATAAGCGCCATCTGGAGGATGACATCGAAGAGATTGAGCTGATCCTGCAGTCCGGGGCTATCTCCATTCCGGCTCAGCTGGTCACCTCTGACGAGCGCTTCCTGCGCCTCAAGTTTGATGAAGATATTCCGCTTTCGCGCCGCCGTGAACTGGTGCGCGTGGTGTTGGCCCGCGCGGATGCCTGGATAAATCCGCCGCGCCCGCAGGATAACCCGTTCCGCTCCTTCTTCACCATTTTGCGCTGCGTGTTCGAACTGTTCTGGCTGACGTGGAAAACCCGTCGCAGCCAGCGCAAGCGGACGGCCGTGGCGAAAACGGCGCAGGAGGATGGCACGTTATGA
- the bcsB gene encoding cellulose biosynthesis cyclic di-GMP-binding regulatory protein BcsB, translating to MKRLTTLALLAGMLSAPALHSEEPGSGAATPLSFPQLNGAADSEPGDEPPAASPEESASPAAPATAGDAAATAPASEMPALPAPVSGTAAPEVIPVAPVWGGDLNLAQMGMPDGIILSGGQRQGGVSFTLPADQVVIHSQLSLAVRVSPEMASRNATLQLMLNGQPLGTLPLGADGEDVSHYQLDIPPALMVSSNNLSVKINDGDTLQCQRDIHDSSRVTVLPTSHFSWESQQLNISDDLSHFPRPFFDSMQMTPADIAVSYGAKPSADVFSAAALVSSWLGIQADYRGIAFSALRDRLPERHGIVIGHPGEQVGGMTLPESDKPLLRIIPNPANPAYKLLLIVGKNDTALRMAAWRLTRGNFAPQTATLDVEPQTIPVGKAYDAPRWIPTDRPVKLSELLRKDQSPTVSGVWHEPLRIAFRAAPDLYLWDGETIPLQVGYRFPSESWINEDKSLLSVTLNGTFLNNLPMNKQGPLEKVWRHLGGDARQEQFTIPLAPYLIYGDNQLSMYFNVVPKDDVPCSVLLNNNIKSRITDDSWIDLSKTRHFSLLPNLSYFVGASFPFSRLADYSQTTLLLPAEPSETQVATLLNLAARSGNATGTALANNRVVLGMPTGGGDLQSLRERDVLAVTALDQQAFNQSLLADSPYRPVDNVLSVREPDLWQKVQRRLTGDWTSASLDADRYFSSSSAWRGFISYRSPWNPTRLVVVAMASNDDQLARLKTDLDSPRINAGIRGDTAVITSDNGVRSFQVSTPFPSGQMPWYMMAVWYASQHSGFLAVLGLIATSIMGLALTAMFKRHARKRLGSGDNQ from the coding sequence ATGAAGCGATTAACCACGCTGGCGCTGCTGGCAGGGATGCTCTCTGCGCCTGCGCTACACAGTGAAGAACCAGGCTCCGGCGCCGCTACCCCGCTGAGCTTTCCGCAGCTCAACGGCGCGGCGGACAGCGAGCCAGGCGACGAACCTCCGGCGGCCTCGCCGGAAGAGAGCGCCTCTCCGGCAGCCCCCGCCACCGCTGGTGATGCGGCGGCGACGGCCCCTGCGTCCGAGATGCCCGCCTTGCCTGCGCCGGTGAGCGGCACGGCCGCGCCGGAGGTCATTCCCGTCGCTCCGGTCTGGGGAGGCGATCTGAATCTGGCGCAGATGGGAATGCCGGACGGCATTATCCTTAGCGGCGGCCAGCGGCAGGGGGGCGTCAGCTTTACCCTGCCTGCCGATCAGGTAGTGATCCATTCCCAGCTCAGCCTTGCCGTTCGCGTATCGCCGGAGATGGCGAGCCGCAACGCCACCCTGCAGCTGATGCTCAACGGTCAGCCCTTGGGCACCCTGCCGCTGGGCGCCGATGGCGAAGATGTCTCCCATTATCAGCTGGATATTCCGCCCGCGCTGATGGTCTCCAGCAATAATTTGAGCGTGAAGATCAACGATGGCGATACCCTGCAGTGCCAGCGTGACATCCATGATTCGTCGCGGGTGACGGTGCTGCCCACGTCGCATTTCAGCTGGGAAAGCCAGCAGCTGAACATCAGCGACGACCTGAGCCACTTTCCGCGCCCCTTCTTTGACAGCATGCAGATGACGCCCGCGGACATCGCCGTTTCCTATGGGGCCAAGCCGTCGGCGGACGTCTTCAGCGCCGCGGCGCTGGTCTCTTCCTGGCTGGGGATCCAGGCGGACTATCGCGGCATCGCTTTCAGCGCCCTGCGCGACCGCCTGCCGGAGCGCCATGGCATTGTGATTGGCCATCCGGGCGAGCAGGTGGGCGGCATGACGCTGCCGGAAAGCGATAAGCCGCTGCTGCGCATCATCCCCAACCCCGCTAATCCGGCCTATAAATTGCTGCTGATTGTCGGTAAAAACGATACGGCGCTGCGCATGGCCGCCTGGCGTCTGACCCGCGGCAATTTCGCGCCGCAAACCGCGACGCTGGATGTTGAACCGCAGACCATCCCGGTTGGCAAAGCCTATGATGCCCCGCGCTGGATCCCCACCGATCGTCCGGTCAAGCTCAGCGAGCTGCTGCGTAAGGATCAAAGCCCGACCGTCAGCGGCGTCTGGCACGAACCTTTACGTATCGCCTTCCGCGCCGCGCCCGATCTCTATCTGTGGGATGGAGAGACCATTCCGCTACAGGTTGGCTACCGCTTCCCGTCGGAAAGCTGGATTAATGAGGACAAGTCCTTGCTGAGCGTGACGCTCAACGGCACCTTCCTCAACAACCTGCCGATGAACAAGCAGGGGCCGCTGGAGAAAGTCTGGCGCCACCTCGGGGGCGATGCGCGTCAGGAGCAATTTACCATCCCGCTGGCGCCGTACCTGATCTATGGCGATAACCAGCTGTCGATGTACTTCAATGTGGTGCCGAAAGACGATGTTCCGTGTTCGGTGCTGCTGAATAACAATATCAAGAGCCGGATCACTGACGACTCCTGGATTGATTTGAGCAAGACGCGGCACTTCTCTTTGCTGCCAAACCTCTCCTACTTCGTCGGCGCTTCGTTCCCGTTCTCGCGGCTGGCGGACTATTCGCAGACGACGCTTCTGCTGCCGGCGGAGCCGTCTGAAACCCAGGTGGCGACCCTGCTGAATCTGGCGGCGCGCTCCGGGAACGCGACCGGCACCGCGCTGGCGAATAACCGCGTCGTGCTTGGGATGCCCACCGGCGGCGGAGATTTACAGTCGCTGCGCGAACGTGACGTGCTGGCGGTCACCGCTCTCGATCAGCAGGCCTTTAACCAGAGCCTGCTGGCCGACTCACCCTACCGCCCGGTGGACAATGTGCTGAGCGTCCGCGAGCCCGACCTGTGGCAAAAAGTCCAGCGCCGGCTGACGGGTGACTGGACTTCCGCCAGTCTCGACGCCGATCGCTACTTCTCGTCAAGCAGCGCCTGGCGCGGGTTCATCAGCTATCGTTCGCCATGGAACCCGACCCGCCTGGTAGTGGTGGCGATGGCCAGCAATGATGACCAGCTGGCGCGACTGAAGACCGATCTGGACTCGCCGCGTATCAACGCCGGGATCCGCGGCGATACCGCAGTGATCACCAGCGATAACGGAGTGCGCAGCTTCCAGGTGAGTACGCCGTTCCCCAGCGGTCAGATGCCGTGGTACATGATGGCCGTCTGGTATGCCAGCCAGCATTCCGGTTTCCTGGCGGTGCTGGGGCTGATTGCCACCTCGATAATGGGGCTGGCGCTGACCGCGATGTTTAAACGTCACGCCCGTAAGCGTCTGGGTTCGGGGGATAACCAATGA